The following proteins come from a genomic window of Ornithinimicrobium cryptoxanthini:
- a CDS encoding GyrI-like domain-containing protein: MSPLQDPQITTRGAVPTAVVSGSTSFDALAGFYDRSFGAVAGAIARQGLAPAGPAFGFYLRPPSDTVDLEVGFPTSSGVADDGEVRASQLPAGEVATAIHAGSYDELSQSWQALADWIVQQGRQPGQQMWEVYLTEPTAGGDASAMRTELSWLLAD; the protein is encoded by the coding sequence ATGTCGCCACTGCAGGACCCACAGATCACCACCCGTGGGGCGGTCCCGACCGCGGTCGTGTCGGGCAGCACGTCCTTTGACGCCCTGGCCGGCTTCTATGACCGGTCGTTCGGAGCCGTGGCCGGGGCGATCGCCCGCCAGGGTCTGGCGCCTGCCGGACCAGCATTCGGCTTCTATCTCCGGCCACCGTCAGACACGGTTGACTTGGAGGTGGGCTTCCCCACCTCGAGCGGTGTCGCCGACGACGGAGAGGTGCGCGCCAGTCAGCTGCCGGCGGGTGAGGTCGCGACCGCGATCCACGCTGGGTCCTACGACGAGCTCTCGCAGTCCTGGCAGGCACTCGCGGACTGGATCGTCCAGCAGGGACGACAGCCCGGACAGCAGATGTGGGAGGTCTATCTCACCGAGCCGACCGCGGGCGGGGATGCTTCCGCCATGCGCACCGAGCTCTCCTGGCTGTTGGCCGACTGA
- a CDS encoding heavy metal translocating P-type ATPase gives MSTTKTSPELSTDVEHVDLAITGMTCASCSARIERKLNKLDGVEASVNLATEKASVNFPAGLSVAEIVATVEKTGYGATPVEQDRAARAPAMTHDVVSKNSLRVRVIVSSVLAAIVAVLHMVPPVADAVGTAGMWAQFALTLPVYLWAAWPFHRAALINARHLSSTMDTLVSVGTTAAMGWSAVALFTGFSHDMYFEVVAVVTAFLLIGRYIEARAKAQGRSALQSLMELGAKDVAILRHDAGSGAWTEMRVPIEELTHGMRFIVRPGEKVATDGRIIDGNSTIDASMVTGESMPVEVTGGDDVIGATVNGHGRLVVEATRVGSETTLAHITGLVEQAQTGKAPVQRLADRISAVFVPTVLVIALVTFVLWLVTGHSMAQALAPAVAVLIIACPCALGLATPTALLTGTGRGAQLGILIKGPQILESTRRVDTVVLDKTGTLTTGEPVLTDVVTHGTLAPDHALAAAASVEAGSEHPVAQAIVTGARERGVELREFTDFSNLPGRGVRARLKGMEVTVGKPDLFAEVPAVLQDALDAGTGTTVLVGWEGVARAAITVADTPRESSAAAVARLRELGLTPYLLTGDNKHTARRVAQEVGIDAANVDAGVLPQDKFAHVKALQEQGRVVAMVGDGVNDAAALAQADLGMAMGSGTDVAAESADIVLMRSDVDTVADAIGLSRKTLRIIKENLVWAFGYNTLAIPLAAFGMLTPMIAGGAMAMSSVLVVLNSLRLKGFGR, from the coding sequence ATGAGCACCACGAAGACCTCCCCCGAGCTCAGCACCGACGTCGAGCATGTCGATCTCGCGATCACGGGCATGACGTGCGCGTCGTGCTCCGCGCGCATCGAGCGCAAGCTCAACAAGCTGGACGGCGTCGAGGCGAGCGTCAACCTGGCGACGGAGAAGGCCAGCGTCAACTTCCCCGCCGGGCTGTCCGTCGCCGAGATCGTCGCGACGGTCGAGAAGACTGGGTATGGCGCGACGCCCGTGGAGCAGGACCGCGCCGCTCGGGCGCCTGCCATGACCCACGACGTGGTCAGCAAGAACTCCCTGCGAGTCCGGGTGATCGTCTCCAGCGTGCTGGCGGCGATCGTCGCGGTGCTGCACATGGTGCCACCCGTCGCCGACGCGGTCGGGACTGCCGGCATGTGGGCTCAGTTCGCACTGACTCTCCCGGTCTATCTCTGGGCGGCCTGGCCGTTCCACCGAGCCGCCCTGATCAACGCGCGGCACCTGTCCTCCACGATGGACACGCTGGTCTCTGTCGGCACGACCGCGGCGATGGGCTGGTCCGCGGTCGCGCTGTTCACCGGCTTCAGCCACGACATGTACTTCGAGGTCGTCGCCGTCGTCACCGCGTTCCTGCTCATCGGCCGCTACATCGAGGCGCGCGCCAAGGCACAGGGCCGCTCGGCCCTTCAGTCCCTGATGGAGCTGGGCGCCAAGGACGTCGCGATCCTGCGCCACGACGCCGGCAGCGGCGCGTGGACCGAGATGCGCGTGCCGATCGAGGAGCTCACCCACGGGATGCGGTTCATCGTCCGCCCGGGCGAGAAGGTCGCCACCGACGGTCGGATCATCGACGGCAACAGCACGATCGATGCGAGCATGGTCACCGGTGAGTCGATGCCGGTCGAGGTGACCGGTGGTGACGACGTCATCGGCGCCACCGTCAACGGCCACGGCCGCCTTGTCGTCGAGGCCACCCGCGTCGGCAGCGAGACCACGCTGGCGCACATCACCGGCCTCGTCGAGCAGGCCCAGACCGGCAAGGCACCCGTCCAGCGGCTCGCCGACCGGATCTCGGCCGTCTTCGTCCCGACCGTGCTCGTCATCGCTCTGGTGACGTTCGTGCTCTGGTTGGTCACCGGCCACTCGATGGCGCAGGCGCTGGCTCCGGCCGTCGCGGTGCTCATCATCGCCTGCCCGTGTGCGCTCGGCCTCGCGACACCGACGGCACTGCTGACGGGCACCGGTCGTGGCGCTCAGCTGGGCATCCTGATCAAGGGTCCGCAGATCCTCGAGTCGACCCGGCGCGTCGACACGGTCGTGCTCGACAAGACCGGCACCCTCACGACGGGTGAGCCGGTGCTCACCGACGTCGTCACGCACGGCACCCTCGCACCGGACCACGCCCTCGCGGCAGCAGCCAGCGTCGAGGCGGGCAGCGAGCACCCCGTCGCCCAGGCGATCGTCACGGGGGCCCGGGAGCGCGGCGTCGAGCTGCGCGAGTTCACGGACTTCAGCAACCTGCCGGGCCGGGGCGTGCGCGCGCGCCTCAAGGGCATGGAGGTGACAGTCGGCAAACCAGACCTGTTTGCCGAGGTCCCCGCCGTGCTGCAGGACGCGCTCGACGCCGGCACCGGCACCACCGTCCTGGTCGGCTGGGAGGGTGTCGCTCGCGCGGCGATCACCGTCGCCGACACGCCCCGCGAGTCCAGTGCCGCCGCCGTGGCGCGGCTGCGCGAGCTCGGCCTCACGCCATACCTGCTGACCGGTGACAACAAGCACACCGCCCGCCGCGTCGCGCAGGAGGTCGGCATCGACGCGGCCAACGTCGACGCCGGCGTGCTGCCGCAGGACAAGTTTGCGCACGTCAAGGCTCTGCAGGAGCAGGGCAGGGTCGTGGCGATGGTCGGGGACGGCGTCAACGACGCCGCAGCGCTGGCCCAGGCAGACCTGGGTATGGCGATGGGCTCCGGCACCGACGTGGCCGCCGAGTCCGCGGACATCGTGCTGATGCGCTCGGACGTCGACACGGTCGCCGACGCCATCGGCCTGTCCCGCAAGACGCTGCGGATCATCAAGGAAAACCTGGTGTGGGCCTTTGGTTACAACACCCTCGCGATCCCGCTGGCTGCCTTCGGGATGCTGACCCCGATGATCGCCGGCGGCGCGATGGCGATGTCCAGCGTGCTCGTGGTCCTGAACAGCCTGCGCCTGAAGGGCTTTGGGCGCTAG
- the purB gene encoding adenylosuccinate lyase, protein MPSLADLTPPIALGALDGRYRKAVAPLVDHLSEPALNRTRLHVEIEWLIHLTSHGVVPGAGTLSAAEVESLRGLVGEFDQSAIDELAAIEAETVHDVKAIEYFLKRRLGDRLEGREDLAELVHFACTSEDINNLSYALMVQGAVRSVWLPCATELVEQVSGMARELADIPLLAHTHGQPATPTTMGKELAVLAFRLGRQLRHIAGAEYLGKLNGATGTFGAHLAAVPGADWQQISHDFVTGLGLTWNPLTTQIESHDWQAEVYADIARFNRVLHNLCTDIWSYISMGYFAQVRGQGTVGSSTMPHKVNPIRFENAEANLEVSNALLDVLASTLVTSRLQRDLTDSSMQRNIGPALGHSLLALDNVSRGLAGLDAAPAAMAADLDTNWEVLAEPIQSAMRALAAAGHPGMDNPYERLKELTRGRRIGQAELVEFVRGLGLPADVEERLAAMTPTTYVGIAPDLVAHLPN, encoded by the coding sequence ATGCCCTCCCTCGCCGACCTCACCCCCCCGATCGCGCTCGGTGCCCTCGACGGGCGCTACCGCAAGGCGGTGGCGCCGCTGGTCGACCATCTCTCCGAGCCAGCGCTCAACCGCACCCGCCTGCACGTCGAGATCGAGTGGCTCATCCACCTGACGTCGCACGGCGTCGTGCCCGGCGCTGGCACGCTGAGTGCGGCCGAGGTGGAGAGCCTGCGCGGGCTCGTGGGGGAGTTCGACCAGAGCGCCATCGACGAGCTGGCGGCGATCGAGGCCGAGACAGTGCACGATGTCAAGGCGATCGAGTACTTCCTCAAGCGCCGGCTCGGCGACCGCCTCGAGGGCCGGGAGGACCTGGCCGAGCTGGTGCACTTCGCCTGCACCTCCGAGGACATCAACAACCTGTCCTACGCCCTGATGGTGCAGGGTGCCGTCCGGTCCGTCTGGCTCCCTTGCGCGACCGAGTTGGTCGAGCAGGTGAGCGGCATGGCTCGCGAGCTGGCCGACATACCTCTGCTGGCGCACACGCACGGTCAGCCAGCCACCCCCACCACGATGGGCAAGGAGCTGGCGGTGCTGGCCTTCCGCCTGGGGCGACAGCTCCGACATATCGCCGGTGCGGAGTACCTCGGCAAGCTCAACGGCGCCACCGGCACGTTTGGCGCGCACCTGGCCGCGGTGCCCGGCGCCGACTGGCAGCAGATCAGCCACGACTTCGTGACCGGCCTCGGCCTGACCTGGAACCCGCTGACCACGCAGATCGAGAGTCACGACTGGCAGGCCGAGGTCTATGCCGACATCGCGCGGTTCAACCGGGTGCTGCACAACCTGTGCACTGACATCTGGTCCTACATCTCGATGGGCTACTTCGCGCAGGTCCGCGGGCAGGGCACGGTCGGCTCCTCCACGATGCCGCACAAGGTCAACCCGATCCGCTTCGAGAACGCGGAGGCCAACCTTGAGGTGTCCAACGCGCTGCTCGACGTGCTCGCCTCGACCCTGGTGACCAGCCGGCTGCAGCGGGACCTGACCGACTCCTCGATGCAGCGCAACATCGGCCCCGCGCTGGGCCACTCGCTGCTGGCGCTGGACAACGTGTCTCGGGGTCTGGCCGGTCTCGACGCCGCGCCGGCGGCGATGGCGGCCGACCTCGACACCAACTGGGAGGTGCTCGCCGAGCCGATCCAGTCGGCGATGCGCGCGCTGGCCGCCGCCGGTCACCCGGGGATGGACAACCCGTACGAGCGGCTCAAGGAGCTGACCCGCGGCCGGCGGATCGGCCAGGCCGAGCTGGTCGAGTTCGTCCGCGGGCTGGGTCTGCCGGCCGACGTCGAGGAGCGGCTGGCCGCGATGACCCCGACGACGTATGTCGGGATCGCACCTGATCTGGTCGCCCACCTCCCAAATTAA
- a CDS encoding tartrate dehydrogenase, whose translation MPATSHRIAVIAGDGIGTEVMPEGLKVLRRVADTFDIGLEFEEFDWSSADYYQRTGAMLPDDWKAQLAGFDAIYFGAVGWPDVVPDHVSLWGSLLQFRREFDQFVNLRPVRLMPGVRSPLAGKQPGDIDMMIVRENTEGEYSSVGGHMFPGTDREVVIQETVMTRHGVDRVLRYAFDLAQTRPRKKLTSATKSNGIAITMPFWDERVKAVHQEYPEIEVDSYHIDILTARFVLSPERFDVVVASNLFGDILSDLGPACTGTIGIAPSANINPTREHPSLFEPVHGSAPDIAGQGIANPVGQIWCGAMMLAHLGETSAAEATERAIEEGLTQGSADGTATPDLGGTGTTQSFGDLIAGLISAPA comes from the coding sequence ATGCCAGCCACGAGTCACCGCATCGCTGTCATCGCCGGGGACGGGATCGGGACCGAGGTGATGCCCGAGGGTCTGAAGGTGCTGCGCCGCGTCGCCGACACCTTCGACATCGGCCTGGAGTTCGAGGAGTTCGACTGGTCCAGCGCCGACTACTACCAGCGCACAGGTGCGATGCTCCCCGACGACTGGAAGGCACAGCTGGCTGGCTTCGACGCGATCTATTTCGGCGCCGTGGGCTGGCCGGACGTCGTGCCCGACCACGTGTCGCTGTGGGGCAGCCTGCTGCAGTTCCGGCGCGAGTTCGACCAGTTCGTCAACCTGCGCCCCGTCAGGCTCATGCCCGGTGTCCGCTCACCCCTGGCCGGCAAGCAGCCCGGCGATATCGACATGATGATCGTGCGGGAGAACACCGAGGGCGAGTACTCCAGCGTCGGCGGGCACATGTTCCCCGGGACCGACCGCGAGGTCGTCATCCAGGAGACGGTGATGACCCGGCACGGCGTCGACCGGGTGCTGCGCTATGCCTTCGACCTGGCTCAGACCCGACCCCGCAAGAAGCTCACCTCAGCCACCAAGAGCAACGGCATCGCGATCACCATGCCGTTCTGGGACGAGCGGGTGAAGGCGGTGCACCAGGAATATCCGGAGATCGAGGTGGACAGCTATCACATCGACATCCTCACCGCCCGGTTCGTCCTCAGCCCGGAGCGCTTCGACGTGGTCGTCGCCAGCAACCTGTTCGGCGACATCCTCTCCGACCTGGGGCCGGCCTGCACCGGCACCATCGGGATCGCCCCGAGCGCCAACATCAACCCGACGCGGGAGCACCCGAGCCTGTTCGAGCCGGTCCACGGGTCGGCGCCGGACATCGCCGGTCAGGGCATCGCCAACCCAGTGGGTCAGATCTGGTGCGGCGCCATGATGCTGGCGCACCTGGGCGAGACGTCGGCCGCAGAGGCCACCGAGCGGGCCATCGAGGAGGGCCTGACCCAGGGCAGCGCGGACGGCACAGCGACCCCCGACCTGGGCGGCACCGGCACCACGCAGTCCTTCGGTGACCTGATCGCCGGCCTCATCTCCGCACCCGCCTAG
- a CDS encoding heavy-metal-associated domain-containing protein: protein MNAQAQTYKLVVTGMTCGHCVSSVTEELNEVDGVTNVKVDLHEGGESEVFVSSNGPLNIDAAEAAVVEAGYTVIR, encoded by the coding sequence ATGAACGCACAGGCCCAGACCTACAAGCTCGTCGTCACCGGCATGACCTGTGGGCACTGCGTGTCCAGCGTCACCGAGGAGCTCAACGAGGTCGACGGCGTGACCAACGTCAAGGTCGACCTCCACGAGGGCGGCGAGTCCGAGGTCTTCGTGAGCAGCAACGGCCCCCTCAACATCGACGCAGCGGAGGCCGCTGTCGTCGAGGCCGGCTACACCGTCATTCGCTGA
- the deoD gene encoding purine-nucleoside phosphorylase, with translation MSIHIAAEPGQIAPRILLPGDPLRAKWIAENFLADAECYNEVRGMLGFTGTYRGERVSVQGTGMGQPSLSIYVNELISEYAVQQLVRVGSCGALTERLGLRDVVIAQAAATDSSMNVHRFQGFQFPATADFELLRRAVEAAEAADATHLVGTIFSSDSFYHDRPELTATLVDFGVLAVEMEAAELYTLAAKHDRAALAICTVSDHIVTGVQTTSQEREQTFGDMVTMALDAMLATPLRHEEDVR, from the coding sequence GTGAGCATCCACATCGCCGCTGAGCCAGGCCAGATCGCCCCCCGCATCCTCTTGCCCGGAGATCCGTTGCGCGCCAAGTGGATTGCCGAGAACTTTCTCGCGGACGCAGAGTGCTACAACGAGGTCAGGGGGATGCTGGGCTTCACCGGGACCTACCGCGGAGAGCGGGTGTCGGTCCAGGGCACGGGGATGGGTCAGCCGTCGCTGTCGATCTATGTCAACGAGCTGATCAGCGAGTATGCCGTGCAGCAGCTGGTCCGCGTCGGCAGCTGTGGGGCACTCACCGAGCGCCTGGGGCTGCGCGACGTCGTGATCGCCCAGGCCGCCGCGACCGACTCGTCGATGAACGTCCACCGGTTCCAGGGGTTCCAGTTCCCCGCGACGGCCGACTTCGAGCTGCTGCGTCGGGCCGTCGAGGCGGCGGAGGCGGCTGACGCGACGCACCTGGTCGGGACGATCTTCAGCTCGGACAGCTTCTATCACGACCGCCCCGAGCTGACCGCCACGCTGGTCGACTTCGGGGTGCTGGCCGTGGAGATGGAGGCGGCCGAGCTCTACACCCTCGCCGCCAAGCACGACCGCGCGGCACTGGCGATCTGCACCGTCTCCGACCACATCGTGACCGGTGTGCAGACCACGTCCCAGGAGCGGGAGCAGACTTTCGGGGACATGGTCACCATGGCCCTCGACGCGATGCTGGCCACACCGCTGCGCCACGAGGAAGACGTTCGGTGA
- a CDS encoding HAD family hydrolase — translation MIPQFSADQLLVALDVDGTILHHDGHLTSRVADSITALRDAGAHIVIATGRSVVATMPIIEELGLVRRGSFAVCSNGAITIALDPEYAEGYEIIEAVTFDPRPAVELLRRARPDALVAVEEVGVGFKLSAPFPEGELQGDLRLVDDEELVAHPATRVTFRDPNGSAESFSELVDRIGLHGVNYAVGFTAWLDLAPEGVSKGSALEQVRRQLGVEPWCTVAVGDQRNDLEMLGWAARGVAMGQAPPEVIAAADETTAPVEEDGLAVLLEQVTADCISTITTQGD, via the coding sequence GTGATCCCACAGTTCTCCGCCGACCAGCTCCTCGTCGCGCTGGACGTCGACGGCACGATCCTGCACCACGACGGCCACCTCACCTCCCGGGTTGCGGACTCCATCACCGCTCTGCGCGACGCCGGGGCACACATCGTGATCGCGACCGGTCGTTCGGTGGTCGCGACGATGCCGATCATCGAAGAGCTCGGCCTCGTGCGCCGGGGCTCCTTCGCCGTCTGCTCAAACGGCGCAATCACCATCGCCCTCGATCCGGAGTATGCCGAGGGTTACGAGATCATCGAAGCCGTCACCTTCGACCCCCGCCCGGCGGTGGAGCTGCTGCGTCGGGCCCGCCCGGACGCGCTCGTCGCCGTCGAGGAGGTCGGCGTCGGCTTCAAGCTCAGCGCTCCCTTCCCGGAGGGTGAGCTCCAGGGCGACCTGCGCCTCGTCGACGACGAAGAGCTGGTCGCCCACCCCGCCACCCGTGTGACGTTCCGAGACCCCAACGGCTCGGCCGAGAGCTTCTCCGAGCTCGTCGACCGCATCGGTCTGCACGGCGTGAACTATGCCGTGGGCTTCACCGCGTGGCTTGACCTGGCGCCCGAGGGCGTCTCCAAGGGCAGCGCGCTGGAGCAGGTCCGCAGACAGCTCGGCGTGGAGCCGTGGTGCACCGTGGCCGTCGGCGACCAGCGCAACGATCTGGAGATGTTGGGCTGGGCGGCTCGCGGAGTCGCGATGGGTCAGGCGCCACCAGAGGTGATCGCTGCGGCCGACGAGACGACCGCCCCCGTCGAGGAGGATGGCCTAGCGGTCCTGCTCGAGCAGGTCACAGCCGACTGCATATCTACGATCACGACTCAGGGAGATTGA
- a CDS encoding VOC family protein, whose translation MSYAAKPEGLQATAMELGQKLGITPHDGGIHPRFGTRNVILPLAGDRYLEVVEVLDHPASDKAPFGQAVRARSAAGGGWMAWVIAVDDLTDVEERLGRRAVEGQRHTPEGIELQWRQIGIRGLIADPQLPFFVQWSTMDHHPSRLEQSPVRLTGLQISGESDRVRDWLGLSGQQGTWETDIDFAFEHDEAARLQTVTFELPQGSVTI comes from the coding sequence GTGAGTTACGCGGCGAAGCCGGAGGGGCTGCAGGCCACAGCGATGGAGCTGGGGCAGAAACTGGGCATCACTCCGCACGACGGAGGGATCCACCCGCGGTTCGGCACGCGCAACGTGATCCTGCCCCTGGCGGGAGACCGCTATCTGGAGGTCGTCGAGGTGCTCGATCACCCCGCCTCCGACAAGGCACCGTTCGGCCAGGCGGTGCGGGCACGGTCCGCAGCCGGCGGCGGCTGGATGGCCTGGGTCATCGCGGTCGACGACCTGACCGATGTCGAGGAGCGCCTCGGCCGCCGAGCCGTGGAGGGACAGCGGCACACCCCTGAGGGCATCGAGCTGCAGTGGCGCCAGATCGGCATCCGCGGCCTGATCGCCGACCCGCAGCTGCCGTTCTTTGTGCAGTGGTCGACGATGGACCACCACCCCTCGCGGCTGGAGCAGTCGCCCGTGCGGCTGACCGGCCTGCAGATCTCCGGTGAGTCGGACCGGGTCCGCGACTGGTTGGGCCTCAGCGGCCAGCAGGGCACCTGGGAGACCGACATCGACTTCGCGTTCGAGCACGATGAGGCAGCCAGGCTGCAGACCGTGACCTTCGAGCTCCCGCAGGGCTCCGTCACCATCTGA
- a CDS encoding TrmH family RNA methyltransferase, with the protein MDELLITSPANPRLKALAGLRRRRARETEGRTLIEGFEELELALTAGVVPRAVYYCPDLMADPDSQVRVIQDVARRGAEVIRLGRAAFEKAAYRQGPDGFLAVVDTVTRDCADLMVPDNALILFCEAVEKPGNLGAMLRTADAAGVDAVIAADPVTDWGNPNLVRASKGTVFSVPVVSDTTERALGWLAAHDIPLVAATPDTELEYTDPDYTGPVAIAVGAEKEGLSDRVLQAATHRVRIPMVGRANSLNVSTSAAVITYEAVRQRRTGNGPG; encoded by the coding sequence ATGGATGAGTTGCTGATCACCTCGCCGGCGAACCCACGGCTGAAGGCACTGGCCGGACTGCGCCGCCGCAGGGCCCGCGAGACCGAGGGCCGCACCCTGATCGAGGGCTTCGAGGAGCTGGAGCTGGCGCTGACCGCCGGAGTCGTGCCGCGGGCCGTCTACTACTGCCCCGACCTGATGGCCGACCCCGATAGCCAGGTGCGCGTCATCCAGGACGTGGCCCGCCGTGGGGCCGAGGTGATCCGGCTGGGCCGGGCCGCTTTCGAGAAGGCGGCCTACCGCCAGGGGCCGGACGGGTTCCTGGCTGTGGTCGACACGGTCACCCGTGACTGTGCGGACCTGATGGTGCCCGACAACGCACTCATCCTGTTCTGCGAGGCCGTCGAGAAGCCGGGCAACCTCGGCGCCATGCTGCGCACTGCGGACGCTGCCGGGGTCGACGCCGTCATCGCCGCGGACCCCGTCACGGACTGGGGCAACCCCAACCTGGTGCGGGCGAGCAAGGGCACCGTCTTTTCGGTGCCGGTCGTCAGCGACACCACGGAGCGTGCCCTGGGTTGGCTTGCTGCACACGACATCCCGCTCGTCGCAGCCACGCCGGACACGGAGCTGGAATACACCGACCCCGACTACACGGGCCCGGTCGCGATCGCGGTCGGCGCCGAGAAGGAGGGGCTCAGCGACCGGGTGCTGCAGGCCGCCACCCATCGGGTCCGGATCCCGATGGTCGGACGCGCCAACTCGCTGAATGTGTCGACGTCTGCGGCGGTCATCACCTATGAGGCGGTGCGGCAGCGTCGGACTGGCAACGGACCTGGTTAA
- a CDS encoding barstar family protein, with product MTAPTRVSTVLPALRGRGVLLAAPADGAHIRASLAASGFAIAETDLGDLAGQQNHSENAQPADKTATKMGETMRGAQAAIATALRLPETAGRNLDALVDSLRDLALWWPESDKIVLVLHEAQALVDADLPGWHTLTEILREASTDLWRDGGAGDRAFETVALVDGHGVLALQEGSADGEAGA from the coding sequence GTGACTGCCCCGACCCGGGTCAGCACCGTCCTGCCAGCCCTACGCGGGCGGGGCGTGCTGCTCGCGGCGCCCGCCGACGGCGCCCACATCCGGGCGTCACTGGCCGCGAGCGGGTTCGCGATCGCCGAGACCGACCTGGGTGACCTTGCGGGCCAACAAAACCACTCTGAAAATGCGCAGCCGGCCGACAAAACCGCTACGAAAATGGGTGAGACCATGCGCGGGGCTCAGGCTGCCATCGCCACCGCACTACGGCTGCCCGAGACGGCCGGCCGCAACCTGGATGCACTGGTCGACTCGCTGCGGGACCTTGCGCTCTGGTGGCCGGAGTCGGACAAGATCGTCCTCGTGCTGCACGAAGCCCAGGCTCTCGTGGACGCTGACCTGCCCGGCTGGCACACGCTGACCGAGATCCTGCGCGAGGCCTCGACCGACCTGTGGCGCGACGGGGGGGCGGGAGACCGCGCCTTCGAGACGGTTGCCTTGGTGGACGGGCACGGCGTGCTCGCCCTGCAGGAGGGGTCCGCCGACGGCGAGGCGGGCGCATGA
- a CDS encoding metal-sensitive transcriptional regulator codes for MNGYAGTKDDYLKRLARIEGQVRGLAKMVENDTYCIDVLTQVSAATKALQAVSLGLLEDHISHCVVDAARESEEAKTAKVQEASAAIARLVRS; via the coding sequence GTGAACGGATATGCAGGCACCAAGGACGACTACCTCAAGCGGCTGGCCCGCATCGAGGGACAGGTCCGTGGCCTCGCGAAGATGGTCGAGAACGACACCTACTGCATCGACGTGCTGACCCAGGTCAGCGCAGCCACCAAGGCACTCCAGGCGGTCAGTCTCGGCCTGCTGGAGGACCACATCTCGCACTGTGTCGTCGACGCGGCGCGAGAGTCCGAGGAGGCAAAGACGGCCAAGGTCCAGGAGGCCTCGGCCGCGATCGCCCGCCTCGTCCGCAGCTGA
- a CDS encoding ribonuclease domain-containing protein — protein sequence MSRPVRQRANVVVALAAAALLTACGLVEPTDTAGPASSAGPAPTQQGNGPGDTLPSASATSATSASEHDDDASADDTQDDDTQDDDRSELPSLGSSGIPECDVLDLPATTLETIDDIEAGGPYDHPRNDGVRFQNREGILPDEDRDYYREFTVETPGLDHRGARRIVTGGFEQTDPEHWYYTGDHYESFCEFAPN from the coding sequence ATGAGTCGTCCCGTGCGCCAGCGGGCCAACGTCGTCGTCGCCCTGGCTGCGGCCGCCCTGCTGACCGCGTGTGGACTCGTGGAGCCCACTGACACCGCCGGCCCCGCGTCGTCGGCCGGTCCCGCACCCACCCAGCAGGGGAACGGGCCAGGCGACACCCTCCCCAGCGCCAGCGCCACGAGCGCCACCAGCGCCAGCGAGCACGACGACGACGCCTCAGCCGACGACACCCAGGACGACGACACCCAGGACGACGACCGGAGCGAGCTGCCATCGCTGGGGAGCTCCGGCATACCGGAGTGTGATGTCCTCGACCTGCCTGCGACCACGCTGGAGACGATCGACGACATCGAGGCGGGCGGCCCTTATGACCACCCGCGCAACGACGGCGTGCGCTTCCAGAACCGCGAGGGCATCCTGCCCGACGAGGACCGCGACTATTATCGCGAGTTCACGGTGGAGACCCCGGGGCTCGACCACCGCGGCGCGCGACGGATCGTCACCGGAGGCTTCGAGCAGACCGACCCGGAGCACTGGTACTACACGGGCGATCACTATGAGAGCTTCTGCGAGTTCGCCCCGAACTGA